A window of Ranitomeya variabilis isolate aRanVar5 chromosome 2, aRanVar5.hap1, whole genome shotgun sequence contains these coding sequences:
- the LOC143803900 gene encoding uncharacterized protein LOC143803900 translates to MAAQYKKQSKEALTDLCEQRGIETADRSKELLICALVEQDIEQSAGTSGQGESPPQRDPAMPALAPEIPDGNASAEEHMDCTLQMDLQRLGTSDPNLRMQLILQHRQAEREAAERREGRAFQLQMAQIERGISPQITPSQDINLRIPRLENFPVMEKDTDLDTFLRGFEKTCRQYHLPHEQWAPYLTPGLRGKALEVFAGLPPELDANYEAIKEALIRKYNLTPEVYRRKFRNLQRGSTDSYADVVSTLRITFHQWIRGLSVNSFEDLTDLMVKDQFLHMCPTDVQFVCDWEPQTADQAARIADCYVANRMPEVQKPSGFSWRGSKPYGDPSPSAGRSPVLSKPTFYGAPGNRHSLGDACRSKMIHTRSQSLNIHAST, encoded by the exons atggcagcccagtacaagaagcagagcaaagaggctctgaccgacctctgtgagcagagaggaatagagacggccGACAGATCCAAGGAGCTGCTGATATgtgccttggtcgagcaggacatagagcaaagtgctggaacatctgggcaaggagagagcccacctcagagagacccagcaatgccagctcttgcaccagagatacctgatggaaatgccagtgctgaggagcatatggactgtactttgcaaatggacttacaacggctgggaacaagtgaccctaatctgcgcatgcagctgatTCTACAGCACCGAcaagctgagagagaggctgcagaacgccgggagggcAGAgcgttccagcttcagatggctcaaatagagcggggtatcagtcctcagataaccccctcccaggacataaatctaaGGATACCACGtctagaaaacttccctgtgatggagaaggatacggacttagatactttcctgcgGGGATTTGAAAAAACTTGCAGGCAGTACCATCTACCCCATGAGCAGTGGGCACCGTATCTaaccccagggctgagaggcaaagccctggaagtttttgctggcctcccaccagagctagatgcgaactatgaggccataaaagaggccctgatcaggaaatacaacctgacaccagaagtgtatcggagaaagttccggaacctacaacgtggatcaactgacagctacgcggatgttgtgagcaccttgaggatcacgttccaccaatggattaggggactttctgttaacagttttgaggacttaacagatcttatggtcaaggatcagtttcttcacatgtgccccacggatgtacaatttgtgtgtgattgggagccacaaactgcggatcaggctgcaaggattgcggactgctatgtggctaacaggatgcctgaggtgcagaagccatcgggattcagctggaggggaagTAAGCCAtacggggacccttctccctctgccggccgatcaccagtgctgtccaagcccaccttctatggggccccagggaatagacattctctaggcgatgcatGCCG cagcaagatgatccacacgagaAGTCAATCCTTGAATATTCATGCtagcacctaa